One genomic region from Geitlerinema sp. PCC 9228 encodes:
- the secD gene encoding protein translocase subunit SecD encodes MQRQRSLLLLIVVLVFSAITVLFRFPLPLGLDLRGGAQLTIQVQPSEEVRKITPEVMEATESVIRNRVNGLGVSEPLIQRIENQQQIVVQLPGVSDPAQAERVLGGTAQLDFRKQKPGTSQQLQQLLAQRQQLRQQLDALRSQLQGQSTFEQADEQLQQALAETQQQLQNVQEQFPQLFERTGLTGKYLEDAFANPPRQGGSWSVNLRFDSEGGDRFAELSKDIAGTGRTIGIFLDNRLLSAPVVRAEFAETGITGGGAEITGNFDAQEANNLAIQLKGGALPVPVEIVENRTVGATLGRDSVRRSIYAACGGLVLVLVFMVFYYRLAGALADVALVIYAILTLASYAFVGVTITLPGIAGFILSIGMAVDANVLIFERTREEMRAGKSLYRSVESGFYRAFTSILDSNVTTLIACGALFWFGTGFVKGFALTLGIGVLISMFTALTCSRTLLFFTISFPQFRRRELFDPNAPKMAKAPRMVDRAGEKS; translated from the coding sequence ATGCAAAGACAGCGATCGCTTTTGCTTTTAATTGTGGTATTGGTCTTTTCCGCCATCACCGTTCTGTTTCGGTTCCCCCTACCGTTGGGACTGGACTTGCGCGGTGGCGCGCAGCTGACCATCCAGGTACAACCCAGCGAAGAGGTTCGCAAAATTACCCCTGAGGTTATGGAAGCGACCGAAAGCGTGATCCGCAATCGCGTCAATGGGTTGGGGGTTTCGGAACCGCTGATTCAACGCATTGAAAACCAACAGCAGATCGTGGTGCAGTTGCCTGGGGTCAGCGATCCAGCCCAAGCCGAACGGGTTTTGGGAGGGACCGCCCAGTTAGATTTCCGCAAACAAAAACCGGGAACCTCCCAACAGTTGCAACAGCTTTTGGCACAAAGGCAACAGCTACGCCAGCAATTGGACGCTTTGCGATCGCAGCTTCAGGGGCAATCCACCTTCGAGCAAGCAGACGAGCAGTTGCAACAAGCGCTGGCCGAAACGCAACAACAGCTGCAAAACGTGCAAGAACAATTTCCCCAGCTCTTCGAACGCACGGGATTGACCGGAAAATATTTGGAAGATGCCTTTGCCAATCCGCCCCGGCAAGGGGGTAGTTGGAGTGTTAACCTGCGGTTTGACAGCGAAGGGGGCGATCGCTTTGCAGAACTCTCCAAAGATATCGCCGGAACCGGACGCACCATCGGGATTTTCCTAGACAATCGCCTGTTAAGCGCGCCGGTGGTCCGAGCCGAATTTGCCGAAACTGGCATCACCGGTGGCGGTGCAGAAATTACGGGGAATTTCGATGCTCAGGAAGCCAACAACCTGGCTATTCAGCTCAAAGGCGGTGCCCTGCCCGTCCCCGTAGAAATCGTAGAAAACCGGACCGTAGGCGCTACCTTGGGGCGCGATAGCGTCCGCCGCAGTATTTATGCTGCCTGTGGCGGTTTGGTGCTGGTGCTGGTGTTTATGGTATTTTACTACCGCCTGGCCGGCGCGCTCGCCGATGTGGCGCTGGTGATTTACGCCATTTTGACCCTCGCCAGCTACGCCTTTGTGGGCGTGACCATCACCTTACCGGGGATTGCTGGATTTATTCTCAGTATTGGTATGGCGGTAGACGCCAACGTCCTGATTTTCGAGCGTACCCGGGAAGAAATGCGCGCTGGCAAAAGCCTGTATCGTTCGGTAGAATCGGGCTTTTATCGGGCCTTTACCAGTATTTTGGACAGCAACGTCACCACCTTGATTGCTTGTGGGGCTTTGTTCTGGTTTGGTACGGGGTTTGTGAAAGGATTTGCCCTAACCCTGGGGATTGGGGTGTTGATTAGTATGTTCACGGCGCTGACCTGCAGCCGCACCCTGTTGTTTTTTACCATTTCTTTTCCCCAGTTTCGCCGTCGGGAACTGTTTGATCCCAACGCTCCGAAAATGGCCAAAGCCCCCAGAATGGTCGATCGCGCCGGGGAAAAATCCTAA
- the secF gene encoding protein translocase subunit SecF has product MKFSVTKQRSRWWTVSATVILIGLISAIVSFFSLGYPLKPGLDFVGGTRLQLELDCTLPNNCDRPIQIGQVRQVVAEQGLENSSIQVVGEERNGLSIRSKVLDTQKRTQLIDALSAEIGEFDRSQIRIDTVGPTIGRQIFVAGLLSLLVALAGIILYVSIRFQFDYALFAIVALFHDVLVTLGVFSVLGLVAGLEIDSLFLVALLTIIGFSVNDTVVIYDRIREKSQRNPNESIASLVDSAVNETLTRSINTTLTSLLSLVAILLFGGETLKDFALALIVGFISGAYSSIFIAGSLLEWWRQRTGKPLTDPKFADSSGGSDATSTASK; this is encoded by the coding sequence ATGAAATTTAGCGTCACAAAACAGCGATCGCGATGGTGGACGGTTTCCGCCACGGTGATTCTCATTGGTCTGATTTCCGCGATTGTTTCCTTCTTCTCCCTGGGATATCCCTTAAAACCGGGATTGGATTTTGTAGGGGGAACGCGTCTGCAGCTGGAGCTGGATTGCACTCTCCCCAACAACTGCGATCGCCCCATTCAAATCGGCCAGGTGCGCCAAGTGGTCGCCGAACAGGGACTGGAAAACAGCAGCATCCAAGTGGTGGGAGAAGAAAGGAACGGTTTGTCCATCCGCAGCAAAGTCCTCGATACCCAAAAGCGCACCCAACTCATCGATGCCCTCTCAGCCGAAATTGGCGAATTCGACCGCAGCCAGATTCGCATCGATACGGTCGGACCCACCATCGGCCGTCAGATTTTTGTGGCTGGATTGCTCTCGCTGCTGGTCGCCCTGGCAGGCATTATTCTGTATGTCAGCATCCGCTTCCAGTTTGACTACGCCCTCTTTGCTATTGTGGCGCTATTTCACGATGTTTTGGTAACCCTAGGGGTTTTCTCCGTTCTCGGGTTGGTCGCCGGGCTGGAAATCGATAGCTTGTTTTTGGTGGCCCTGTTGACAATTATCGGTTTTTCTGTTAACGATACGGTGGTTATCTACGACCGCATCCGCGAAAAATCCCAACGCAACCCCAACGAGAGCATTGCCAGCTTGGTAGACAGCGCCGTCAACGAAACCCTCACCCGTTCCATTAACACCACCCTCACCAGCTTGTTGAGCTTGGTAGCCATTTTGCTCTTTGGCGGCGAAACCCTCAAAGATTTTGCCCTGGCTTTAATTGTAGGCTTTATCAGCGGTGCCTACTCCAGTATTTTCATTGCCGGTTCTCTGCTGGAATGGTGGCGTCAGCGCACGGGCAAACCTCTCACCGACCCCAAATTTGCCGATTCATCTGGCGGTAGCGATGCCACGTCAACGGCTTCCAAATAA